In Asterias rubens chromosome 10, eAstRub1.3, whole genome shotgun sequence, the following proteins share a genomic window:
- the LOC117295349 gene encoding A disintegrin and metalloproteinase with thrombospondin motifs 12-like, with product MFVCLSRKMLPTCYLLLMVLCICRTMPTKNNFKFNHPKQAEFLETLEDYEIVIPSLVDNSGEFISHDVNLKHTPENRQINGDEDPVATRHYRIILLDKDLHLQLVRSHRLIAPGFILERRGRNISESSMRKVDHAHHCHFNGHVRGHRDSKVAVSTCDGVVGMIRLTDEEFFIEPIRNYTKSQSSDRHPHVVYKRSALPPDKGRDGSPRLARRDTTVTGDQDDFCGVNDKVSEEQPNISTKKAKLGKPDVDGSRSRRRRRSTSKERNVELLVVVDKHMVQYYKDQDIETYVLTIMNIVAAIYHDVTIGNYINIVMVRLLFLEDDEEGLSIEHDADKTLSSFCRWQQTINPGDDTHPNHHDAAVLLTRKDLCKGFDAPCGTLGLAQVSGMCQREWSCNINEDTGLALAYTVAHELGHSFGMQHDGLDNSCTKTNDSQIHVMSSQLTGVYGALTWSPCSSNYVTRFLDQGFGDCLNDEPTQHDFNFPLVPPGVMYTAEHQCRLQYGVNASVCSLLEPDQCSTLWCKSGSHCHSKLSAAAPGTSCGRDKWCRDGECVDIKDSPRPIHGDWGPWSEWSACSFSCGGGVAIKERHCDNPRPTNGGRYCVGVRKKYAICNRQDCPEGSPTPREAQCNSYNGLAHQGNYFHWIPYYKENALCELHCRPLQKNFMLPIKFSTMVKDGTPCTDDSRDICIGGICYTVGCDLQINSHAVEDRCGVCHGDGSSCETVKDQLIKQSGFGYVEAMVIPRGARNIRVEEVAESTNFLALMDPSGHYYLNGGWDIKWSGKYEAAGTVVRYERDDQNKETFEAKGPLEEPLHVMLLFQSKTAGVAYEYTVPKPGNTTVTIPKQFHWQISGWSPCTATCGSGLQRMTIFCVERVAGMVDDKYCNGTKPNDEQRQCNVHQCPANWWIGPWQHCSVTCGLGGSRSRSVFCIRSLGQDEQVALVDEQCVRLGLVKPRTTESCRVEKKCPLEANWITGEWSECLFISGRAEQTRTVHCSRTDTFCDYASRPTTRQPCDLYEYSYDYYGDYSVKRDETPISFGEWERLKEKGLLEPVNGHTMTTIGPIGRPSNVVANQVPDSLARGYIPPPDTTDESLIGLARGDVILEIANQQVDPDGDWVEPIKPGHVTGISKVADELPEGNGDSPVREPPRVEGQTLWWVPTPWSECSVSCGDGVKHRTVECLEVKTGLHHRGCDQTTKPLLTQSCHNAECKDSNALSNSCDGNKQTNTWCRLVLVMGNCGKYPYNDLCCETCIAYAAPYNV from the exons CCGAGTTTCTAGAAACACTCGAGGATTATGAGATAGTTATTCCATCCCTGGTTGATAACTCCGGTGAGTTCATCTCCCATGATGTCAACTTAAAACACACCCCAGAAAACAGGCAAATCAACGGCGATGAAGACCCAGTGGCCACCAGACACTACCGGATTATTCTTCTGGACAAAGACCTCCACCTACAATTAGTGCGAAGTCATCGTCTTATAGCACCGGGTTTCATCTTAGAGAGACGGGGGAGGAACATATCAGAGTCCAGCATGAGGAAGGTAGACCACGCCCACCATTGTCATTTCAACGGGCACGTGCGCGGGCACAGAGATTCAAAAGTTGCAGTCAGCACGTGCGACGGTGTG GTTGGAATGATCCGACTGACAGACGAGGAATTCTTCATCGAACCAATTAGGAATTACACCAAGTCCCAATCCTCAGACCGTCACCCTCATGTTGTGTACAAACGATCTGCGTTACCACCAGACAAAGGCAGGGATGGATCGCCTCGCCTGGCGAGACGGGACACGACTGTCACGGGGGACCAAGACGATTTCTGCGGCGTCAATGACAAAG TTTCCGAAGAGCAGCCGAACATTTCAACGAAGAAAGCGAAGCTTGGTAAACCAGATGTCGACGGGAGTCGATCACGACGTCGACGGCGGTCGACTAGCAAGGAGCGAAACGTCGAGCTGCTTGTAGTTGTCGACAAACACATGGTGCAATATTACAAGGATCAAGATATTGAAACATATGTACTGACAATTATGAATATT GTGGCGGCTATTTACCATGACGTCACCATTGGAAACTACATCAACATCGTCATGGTACGGTTGCTGTTTCTTGAAGACGATGAG GAAGGTTTATCCATAGAGCATGATGCTGATAAGACGCTCAGTAGTTTCTGTCGATGGCAACAGACGATTAACCCTGGTGATGATACACATCCCAACCATCATGATGCTGCTGTACTGCTCACTAG GAAGGATTTATGCAAGGGATTTGATGCTCCTTGCGGCACCCTCGGTCTGGCTCAAGTATCTGGGATGTGTCAACGAGAATGGAGTTGTAACATAAATGAAGACACAGGTTTAGCATTGGCCTATACTGTAGCACACGAACTGGGGCACAG tTTTGGCATGCAACATGACGGACTGGACAATTCCTGTACGAAAACCAACGACTCCCAGATCCATGTGATGTCATCGCAACTTACTGGCGTGTACGGAGCGTTGACATGGTCGCCATGTAGCAGTAATTATGTCACAAGGTTCCTAGA ccaAGGATTTGGCGATTGTTTGAATGACGAACCAACTCAACATGATTTCAATTTTCCGCTGGTGCCCCCTGGTGTGATGTACACAGCAGAGCACCAGTGCAGACTTCAGTATGGCGTTAATGCATCAGTTTGCTCGCTGCTTGAG CCAGATCAATGCTCTACACTGTGGTGTAAGTCGGGTAGTCACTGCCACTCTAAACTGTCTGCCGCTGCACCAGGGACAAGCTGTGGAAGGGATAAG TGGTGTAGAGATGGTGAATGTGTTGATATCAAAGATTCACCGAGACCTATTCACGGAGACTGGGGTCCATGGAGTGAGTGGTCTGCTTGCTCTTTTAGCTGTGGAGGTGGTGTGGCTATCAAAGAACGCCATTGCGATAACCCAAG ACCTACCAATGGTGGCCGATATTGTGTTGGGGTCCGCAAAAAGTATGCCATATGTAACCGTCAG GACTGTCCAGAAGGAAGCCCAACTCCTCGTGAGGCACAGTGTAATAGCTACAATGGACTCGCTCATCAAGGCAACTATTTCCATTGGATACCATACTACAAAGAAA ACGCATTGTGTGAGCTTCACTGCAGGCCCCTCCAGAAGAACTTTATGTTACCGATTAAATTTTCTACAATGGTCAAGGATGGCACGCCGTGTACTGATGATTCAAGAGATATCTGCATTGGTGGAATATGCTAC ACGGTGGGTTGTGATCTCCAGATTAATTCCCATGCAGTAGAGGATCGGTGTGGTGTTTGCCACGGAGATGGATCATCATGTGAAACGGTGAAAGATCAACTCATTAAACAGTCTGGCTTCG GTTACGTTGAGGCAATGGTGATACCGCGAGGCGCAAGAAACATTCGCGTTGAGGAGGTAGCAGAGTCCACAAACTTCCTTGCCTTGATGGATCCTTCGGGCCACTACTACCTGAATGGTGGCTGGGATATCAAATGGAGCGGGAAATATGAAGCTGCTGGTACCGTAGTCAGGTATGAGAGAGACGACCAGAATAAAGAGACATTTGAAGCTAAGGGACCACTTGAGGAACCTCTACACGTTATG cTATTGTTTCAATCCAAGACGGCCGGAGTGGCCTACGAGTATACCGTCCCTAAGCCCGGCAACACGACAGTAACGATACCTAAACAATTCCACTGGCAAATCTCGGGATGGTCGCCCTGCACAGCAACGTGTGGATCTG GACTGCAACGGATGACTATTTTCTGTGTTGAGCGAGTAGCAGGGATGGTTGATGATAAATACTGCAATGGCACCAAACCTAACGATGAGCAACGCCAATGTAACGTTCATCAGTGCCCTGCTAA TTGGTGGATTGGTCCGTGGCAGCACTGCTCAGTCACCTGTGGACTGGGTGGAAGTCGCAGTCGGTCGGTGTTCTGCATTCGAAGTCTCGGCCAAGATGAACAAGTAGCCCTGGTCGATGAGCAGTGCGTTCGTCTTGGGCTGGTAAAGCCACGAACGACAGAAAGTTGCCGAGTAGAGAAAAAATGCCCACTGGAAGCTAATTGGATCACGGGAGAGTGGTCAGAG TGTCTCTTTATAAGTGGTCGAGCTGAGCAGACAAGAACTGTACATTGCAGCAGGACGGATACCTTCTGTGACTATGCCAGCCGACCTACAACTCGTCAGCCATGTGAcctttatgaatattcatatgaTTACTATGGAGATTACAGTGTCAAAAGAGACGAAACACCAATCAGCTTCGGGGAATGGGAACGCCTGAAGGAAAAAGGCTTGCTTGAACCGGTGAATGGCCACACCATGACAACCATTGGACCAATAGGGAGGCCTTCAAACGTTGTAGCCAATCAAGTCCCAGACTCCCTGGCACGTGGTTATATACCGCCACCCGATACCACTGACGAGTCTCTCATTGGTTTAGCAAGAGGTGACGTCATTTTAGAAATTGCAAATCAACAAGTTGACCCGGATGGTGATTGGGTGGAGCCCATCAAACCTGGTCACGTGACTGGTATTTCTAAAGTGGCTGATGAATTACCAGAGGGTAATGGTGATTCACCGGTGAGAGAACCCCCTAGGGTGGAAGGACAGACACTCTGGTGGGTGCCTACTCCATGGTCAGAG TGTTCTGTGAGTTGTGGGGATGGAGTTAAACATAGAACCGTGGAGTGTTTGGAAGTTAAAACAGGCCTACATCATCGAGGCTGCGACCAGACCACAAAACCTTTACTTACTCAATCATGTCATAATGCTGAGTGTAAAGATAGCAATGCAC TTTCAAATAGCTGTGatggaaacaaacaaaccaacacaTGGTGTCGCCTCGTACTTGTTATGGGAAACTGTGGCAAATATCCCTACAATGATCTGTGCTGCGAAACATGCATCGCATATGCAGCTCCGTACAACGTGTAG
- the LOC117295895 gene encoding uncharacterized protein LOC117295895 → MGAVSLLVMLVVTSSVSAHVVYFDHDVVPGDGEFRDESTRKVGRGQALDTSDCMNVSPIPDDLRAEMPLDNFYQKYTHAYGIPIVSSNQPNDDALIRACYVVRFMLADRKDVRDSMFDSYGRVGVIGYHEKTLDIPEHSYLPSWWNDRARGFGGTASRPIATDGEENILCWSYWKDRWNEEDVLVHEFAHSVHLISMTKVDRTFNGRLKAAWNEAKAAGLWQNTYAISHYREYFAEGVQAYYNCQTHRDDTDGLHNHVSTRDALSEYDPKLFSLIAEVFPCKQDLISRCEKNNKELTSAHELLMDC, encoded by the exons ATGGGTGCAGTTTCCCTCCTGGTCATGTTGGTTGTCACATCATCTGTATCTGCACATGTAGTCT ATTTTGACCATGACGTGGTTCCGGGTGATGGGGAATTCCGGGATGAATCTACCCGTAAAGTTGGAAGGGGCCAGGCATTGGATACCAGTGACTGCATGAACGTCTCACCAATTCCAGACGACTTACGGGCTGAGATGCCACTCGACAATTTCTACCAGAAGTACACCCATGCCTACGGCATTCCTATAGTGTCGTCCAACCAGCCAAATGATGATGCTCTCATCCGCGCCTGTTACGTGGTACGTTTCATGCTGGCCGATCGAAAAGATGTCCGAGACTCCATGTTTGATTCTTACGGGCGAGTCGGTGTGATCGGCTACCATGAGAAAACCTTAGACATCCCTGAGCATAGCTACTTGCCGTCTTGGTGGAACGATCGAGCAAGAGGTTTTGGAGGTACCGCGTCCAGACCCATCGCTACGGATGGTGAAGAGAACATCCTCTGTTGGAGCTACTGGAAGGATCGGTGGAATGAGGAGGACGTTTTAGTCCACGAATTCGCGCATTCAGTCCACCTTATTTCTATGACAAAAGTGGATCGGACTTTCAATGGGAGACTGAAGGCGGCCTGGAACGAAGCAAAAGCAGCCGGTCTTTGGCAGAACACCTACGCCATCTCGCATTACCGAGAGTACTTTGCGGAAGGTGTTCAGGCCTACTACAACTGTCAGACCCATCGAGATGACACAGATGGCTTACATAATCATGTGTCAACCCGTGATGCTTTGTCTGAATACGACCCCAAGCTGTTTAGCCTGATCGCGGAAGTATTCCCGTGCAAACAAGATCTCATCAGCAGGTGTGAGAAGAATAATAAAG AGCTTACTTCAGCTCATGAGCTACTGATGGACTGCTAA
- the LOC117295307 gene encoding uncharacterized protein LOC117295307 codes for MGAVSLVVMLVVTSSVSAHVVYFDHDVVPGDGEFRDESTRKIGRGQALDTSDCMNVSPIPDDLRAEIPLDNFYQKYTHAYGIPIVSSNQPNDDALTRACYVVRFMLADRKDVRDAMFDSYGRVGVIGYREKTLDIPEHSYLPSWWNDRARGLGGTASRPIATDGEENILCWSYWKDRWSEEDVLVHEFAHSIQIVAMRKVDRTFDARLQEVWTEAKAAGLWQNTYAISQYREYFAEGVQAYYNCQTHRDFVDGIHNGISNRKALSEYDPKLFSMIEEVFPCKKVIINRCEENNKELTSGHELMMDC; via the exons ATGGGTGCAGTTTCCCTCGTGGTCATGTTGGTTGTCACTTCATCTGTATCTGCACATGTAGTCT ATTTTGACCATGACGTAGTTCCGGGTGATGGGGAATTCCGGGATGAATCTACCCGTAAAATTGGAAGGGGCCAGGCATTGGATACCAGTGACTGCATGAACGTCTCACCAATTCCAGACGACTTACGGGCCGAGATACCACTCGACAATTTCTACCAGAAGTACACCCATGCCTACGGCATTCCTATAGTGTCGTCCAACCAGCCAAATGATGATGCTCTCACCCGCGCCTGTTACGTGGTACGTTTCATGCTGGCCGATCGAAAAGATGTCCGAGACGCCATGTTTGATTCTTACGGGCGAGTCGGTGTGATCGGCTACCGTGAGAAAACCTTAGACATCCCTGAGCATAGCTACTTGCCGTCTTGGTGGAACGATCGAGCAAGAGGTCTTGGAGGTACCGCGTCCAGACCCATCGCTACGGATGGTGAAGAGAACATCCTCTGTTGGAGCTACTGGAAGGATCGGTGGAGTGAGGAGGACGTTTTAGTCCACGAATTCGCGCATTCAATCCAAATTGTTGCCATGAGAAAAGTGGATCGGACATTCGACGCTAGACTGCAAGAGGTCTGGACCGAGGCGAAAGCAGCCGGTCTTTGGCAGAACACCTACGCCATCTCGCAATACCGAGAGTATTTTGCGGAGGGTGTTCAGGCCTACTACAACTGTCAGACCCATCGGGATTTCGTCGATGGCATACATAATGGTATATCCAACCGAAAGGCTTTGTCTGAATACGACCCCAAGCTGTTTAGCATGATCGAGGAAGTATTCCCCTGCAAAAAAGTTATCATCAATAGGTGTGAGGAGAATAATAAAG AGCTTACTTCAGGTCATGAGCTAATGATGGACTGCTAA